In the genome of Leptospira broomii serovar Hurstbridge str. 5399, the window CTTTAAGAATGACCGAAGGTAGAGCCTCTTCCGCATCGGTTCGAAATTCTCCTGATTTCTTTGCAAAAATATTTTCGGGAGCTTTGTCCTGTTTTACGTCTTCTTTCGAAATTCGGGATTGAATGAAGACATCGTCGTTTCGGGAAACCGAAACAAGGCCGATTCGACCCAGTTTCACGTTGTAAATTTTTGCCTTATCCAAAGTCTTTTCTTTGGGATTTCCGATTACGAACTTGAGTTCGCCCTCGGTTGTGAATGCTTTCACAAGGGATTGTTCGAAATCAGGGATATACATTAAGCCCGAAGCGATCGCAATTTGGTTCGGTACGTTCGTCGGAACTCTATTGACTATGCTAACTTGAAGCTCTTTGATATCCTTTCCTAACTTTACTCTTCCGTAAAGATACGGATTGTAATCATCTACGCGGAATTTAGAGCAAGCCAAATGGATAATCCCGATTGCGATGAGGAAAATTAAGGGGAAACGGAAGATTGTTTTTTCGTTTTTACTGGGTTTAAATAGATGCATAATTCGAAATGAATCCGAAGCGCGGGAATTCCGCCGATTTGGACGTAAACGGTACCATCCCGAGTATTCCATCAGAAAACAAGCAATTTCGACCAATCTAAGAAATCGTGTCCTCGGATGCGGTGGATTTTTTACTTTACACTAGGGCTTGTCCCAAATAATTTGAAAGGATATCGGGAACCACCCCATAGTATGGGTAGTAACAAGTCTAAGTTCGACATAAAAGTGTCGACTTTGACGGGAAACATCTCGCTCTCACAGGCGAGAGAGGCGGTTCAGAGACTCTCTGTAAGGCCGGCACTTGACAGTCAGTAAGGAAACGATCTCTTCTATCTTAGATGGTATCCTGCTCGCACCCGTTAAGTTGTACGCACTCATGGTTAGCCAAAGGCCCAACCATACGCTGATCGAGGTAGAGTTGGATCACCTCGAACACCCGTACGGTTCCGTCAGCCTTCTGGAATGTGAGCAAGTTTCCAGAAAACTGAATGAAGAGTTGGAGCGGATCTTCCCGGATCTGAACTACACTCTTAAAGTTTCTTCTGCTGGAGCGGAACGGAAACTGGTGCTTCCGGAGGACCTGGATCGGTTCCGTGGAATTCCAGTGCGCCTCGTGTACAGGGTTGAAGGTGAGTCGGGTGAGAAAGAGGGGATCTTCAGGATCCTGGATAGGCAGGGTGACCGTTTTATTTTGGAACCGTTTTCCAAACGGAAGAAAGGAAGCGGGAAAAAAAAGGAAGCCTTCTTGGAATTGAAGGATATACTGAAAGGAAATTTGTACGTAAGTATTTGATTATGGCAGTAAAGAAGAAAGAAGCCGAAGGCAATCTGTTGGAAGCAATTCAACAATTTTGCGCCGATAAATCCCTGGACCGGGAAGCGGTTATGGGAGTCATACGGGACTCTTTAATTACGGCCTATAAGAAAAAGTCCGGACTCGACGGTTTGGATGATACGGAAAATCCGATTAAGGTCGAATTCGCCTCGAATAACGAAGGCGATAACGTTGTCATCATTGTTCCACGGAAGGTCGTCGATGGAGAACCGAAAGACGGTTTGGAAATTTCTCTCGCGGACGCGAAAGTCACTCATCCGGAAGCCAGGATCGACGAAATATTAGAATTTAAAGAAAAGCCGATGGAGTTGTCCAGAATTATCTCCAGTCAAGCAAAACAAATGGTCTTCCAACGTCTCCGAGATATGGAGAAAGAGCTTTTATACGAAGAATATAAAGCGAAGGAAGGAGAACTAACTCACGGTTATTTCCAACGTTGGAAAAAGGACGCTATGTCGATCGACCTCGGAAAAGTGGAAGGCGTCATGCCTAAACGGGAGCAGAATCCCGGAGAAAAATACCACAGCGGCGACCGTTTAAAAGCGATCATTCAAAGGGTGGAATTAAGACCTCGTGAGCCGATTCCCGTAATCACTCTTTCTAGAGCTTCCGCCGATTTTGTTAAGAAATTATTTGAAATGGAAATTCCCGAGATCTACGACGGCCTCGTGGAGATTGTCAACGTTGCAAGGCAACCTTCCATACGAACAAAAGTGGTCGTGCACGCGACTCGCGGAGATATCGATCCTGTGGGAGCTTGCGTTGGGATGAAAGGTGTCCGGATTCAATCCATCGTGCGTGAACTCGGAAATGAGAGAATTGATATCGTCCAATATTCCAGCGACCCGACAGAGTTTATCGCGAATGCGATTTCTCCGGCGAAACCGTTCGATGTAAAGGTGGACACTCAAGGAAGAGAGGCAATGGTGATTGTTCCAGAAGAACAGCTTTCTCTTGCAATCGGAATTAACGGGTCCAACGTAAAGTTAGCCTCCCAATTGACGGGCTTTCGGATCGATATTAAAACAATTGCACAGTATAACGAAGAATTTTCCTCCCCGGAAGCGCGGGAGAGACTTGAGAAATTATTTAGTCCTCCTGCCGAAGAGGAGGAAGACGATGGCGCGACTCCCCTGGAAGACCTTCCCGGTCTTTCTGCTCGCCTAATCGGTCTTTTGCGGAGCGCCGGTATCAACGACGTAGAAACCTTGATCGAGATCAGTCAGGATGATTTGGCCAAACTCCCAGGAATCGGCCCGACTACCGCGACGCAAATTCTCAAAATTTTGGCTGAATCAGTGGAGTGGGTGGAAGAGGGTTAAATCTCTTCAATCACCCGAATATCGGGTGGGAAACCGGAAGGAACCGCCTTCGCAAGACCAGGAAATTATATGGAAGATAAGAATAAGACAATCAAGGAAAAGCTCCAAGGTTCTGCCGATGCCGGTAAGAAGAAGAAGCTGGTAATTAAAAAGAAGCCGGACGAGAAAAACTCCTCTCCCGCCTCCGGTTTCCGAAAAGAAACCTCGGGTGAACAGCAAGCTGCTCCTAGACAATCCGCTTCCGGAACCGGTGGCGGATCGAACACAAGGCAACAGTCTTCTTCCCATCCTAAAGAACAGCAATACTCAGAAACTAGACAAGATCGTCCGGAACCCCCTACTCCGAGAAGCCAACCGTTATTGGATGACGATACCTCTGGAAAAAAATCTCCCTTTCAGAGAGAAGACAATAATATTATAGTATCTCGTCCGAATCAAAGACAGACGTATTCCGGACCCAGTAGTAGGGATTCTTCTTCCGACAGCCAAGGTGGCGGCGGCGGATATCGCGGAGGCCAGGGCGGACAAGGCGGAGGATATCAAGGCGGCCAAGGTGGCGGCGGCGGATATCGCGGAGGCCAGGGTGGTCAAGGCGGAGGTTACCAAGGCGGTCAAGGTGGCGGCGGCGGATACCGCGGAGGCCAGGGCGGTCAAGGCGGAGGTTACCAAGGCGGTCAAGGTGGCGGCGGCGGATATCGCGGAGGCCAGGGTGGTCAAGGCGGAGGTTACCAAGGCGGTCAAGGTGGCGGCGGCGGATATCGCGGAGGCCAGGGCGGACAAGGCGGAGGTTACCGTGGAGGCCAAGGTGGTCCAGGCGGTGGCGGTGGATATCGTGGAGGTCCGGGTAGCGGCGGCGGCGCAGGTTTCCGCGGTCCAGGCGGACCCGGCTCCGGAGTTGCAGGGCCTCCTGGTGGAGAAGGCAGAGGTGTGCTCGGACCTTCCGGAAAAAAACGCGGTGGAGAAAAGGAAAAGTCAGGTCGATCGGAATCCTCTTTTGGCGCGGAAAATTCGAAGTTCTTTAAACAATCATATCGTAAACATAAAAGCGGCGGACCTACCGGGGTTTCCGTTCCGAAAGAGATTACAATATTAGAAAATGTTCAAGTCGGCGAGCTTGCCAAGAAAATGAATCTCAAGCCCGGCGACGTGATCGGAAAACTCATGAAGATGGGGATGATGGTCACGATCAATAATATTATCGATGCAGAAACAGCATCGATACTTGCGGACGAGTACGGCTGCAAAGTTAAGGTCGTTTCTCTTTATGAGGAAACTTTAATCGGAGAGGAAAAGGATAATCCGGAAGATTATATCCATAGACCGCCAGTCGTTACTATTATGGGGCACGTCGACCATGGTAAGACCAGGTTGTTGGATACTATCCGTAAATCCTCAGTTATTGATACCGAATCGGGTGGAATTACGCAGCATATCGGAGCTTACCAAGTAAAGACGCCGAGAGGGGAAATTACCTTCTTAGATACTCCGGGTCATGAGGCATTCACTTCGATGAGGGCTCGTGGTGCGAAAATTACGGATATCGTGATTCTTGTGGTCGCAGCCGACGACGGAGTAATGCCTCAAACGTTGGAAGCGGTATCGCATGCGAAAGATGCGAAGGTTCCGATCATTGTGGCAATCAACAAAGTCGATCTTCCTACCGCAAATCCAGAGAAGATTATGCAAGAACTCGCCAATCATGGACTTCAATCGGAAGAGTGGGGTGGCGATACCATGTATTGCAAAATTTCCGCAAAAGAGAATATAGGAATCGATAAACTCTTGGAAGCGGTGCTTTTACAAGCCGAAGTTCTGGACCTTAAGGCGAATCCGAAACGTAGAGCGAAAGGAACTATTGTAGAAGCAAAATTGGATCCGGGTCGTGGTGCCGTAGCAACCGTCCTAATTCAAAACGGAACACTCAGAGTGGGCGATCCGTTTGTCGCGGGAGTCTTTTCCGGACGTGTTCGAGCCATGTATGATGACTATGGACATTTGATCAAGGAAGCCGGACCGGCCTTCCCTGTTCAGGTAACCGGCTTGGATGGAGTTCCCGACGCGGGCGCTCCGTTCGATTCGATGGCGGATGAAAAAGAAGCCAGAAATATTTCCCAGCACAGAATCGAGTTCGAACGTATCGGTAACGCCGGAGCGACCGGTTCCAAAGTGACCTTGGAAAATATGAACGAGTTCATTAAACAAGGCGCATTAAAGGAACTGAAAGTTATCATCAAAGCGGACGTCCGCGGTTCTGCGGAGGCGATAAAAGAGGCTTTGGAAAAACTTTCCACTCCGGACGTGAAATTGAACGTGATTCAGTCCGGCGCAGGAGCCATCGTAGATATGGACGTTATGTTAGCTTCGGCCTCGAACGCTATCATAGTTGGATTCCACGTAAGGGCGAATCCAAAGACGATCGCGCTGGCGGAAAAAGAAGGCGTTCAGATCAAATACTACAGCATCATTTATCAGGTTGTAGACGAGATCAAGATGGCTATGGAAGGACTTCTCGAACCGGAGAAGATCGAAGAAGTCATCGGGACCGCCGAAATCCGCGAGGTTTTCAAAGTATCGAAAATCGGAAATATCGCGGGCTGTATGGTTACTTCCGGAAAGATTACGAAAGCCTCCGGCGTTCGCGTGATCAGCGAAGGAGTGATCGTTTTCGACGGAAAATTAAAATCACTGAGACGATTCAAAGACGAAGTAAACGAAGTTCTAAACAACTTCGAATGCGGTATTCAGTTGGAAGGATTCAACGATTTCAAAGTCGGAGATTCGATTGAAGCGTATACAGTCACGGTGATCAAACGGAAGCTAGACTAAGAGGTCGATTTTGAATCCTATCCGTAAAAGGAAGATCGAAGTGGAGACGGTGAGAACCGTCGCCATGATGATTCTTACCGGAAAGGTGAAGGATCCCAGAGTGCATATGGTTTCCGTTCACCGTTCGGAGTTATCAGACGACGCTAGATTCTTGAAAGTGTACGTTACCTCTATCGTGACGGATAAAAAGAAGGAAAAACTGTTGGCGGGATTGAATAGCGCCGCGGGAAAATTTGCAGCGACTTTATCGACGAAGTTGAATCTTCGAATGACTCCGAAGATTTCCTTTGTATGGGATGACGAATACATCCAAGGCTTAGATGAATCCCTTCGACTTACGAGAAAACCCACCAACCCGAACTGAAATCGGATTCTTACTTCTGGACAAACCTGTGGGAATGACTTCCTCGGACTTGGTCTTGAAGGCAAAGAAATCTCTCGGCCTGCGGAAAGTAGGACATACCGGCACCCTGGATAAGGCGGCCTCGGGCTTGATGCTTCTTCCAATCGGCTCTTCTACTAGCTTCTCTTCCTTGTTCTTGACCAAAGAAAAGGAATACATCGCAGAAGTTCAGTTCGGATTCTCTACCGATTCGGGTGACAGGGAAGGTTTGGTTTTGGAAGATTGGGAAATCGAGAAGACCAAGGCCTGGCTCATAGAGAATCGTCCTAAATTAGATGCGGTTTTACGAAATGTTCCCGAGTGGGAAGAGCAAACCGCGCCAGAGATCTCCGCCTTAAAAGTCGGCGGAAAAAGACGGGCCCAGCTTTTTCGGGAGGGCGTGGAAGTTCCGTCAAGCGTTAGGAAGATTAAAATTTACGAATTCGAAGTTCGTAATTTTGAAGAAACGGGACTCACGATTCGAACGAAGGTTTCGGGCGGTACTTACATTCGAAAGCTTGTAATGGATATTGGGGAGGCATGCGGGCTTCCGATGAGTCTCAAATCCTTGATTCGTACGAAGGTGGGAAAACTGATGTTGGAGCAGGCCGATGCCTTCGACTCCTTAGAATCAAAAACTGCGAAAATCCATCCTCCTGAAGAAATCTTGGACATTCCGACCTTAGAAATTCCGGGAACCGAAGTAAAAGACGTTTTTCATGGGAAGAAGATCAAATTGGAATGGATTCCTGCTCAGGAATTTCTTCTTACTTCTCCCGAAGGAGAGATCTTGGCTTGGTGTAGACGGGACGGTTTGCCGGGTAGTTTAACCTATAAATATTTAAAGGTCTTCCCTAAAAATTAGCTTGGACGCCCTGCCCTAGCCCCCGAAAATTGGCACAGGTACATTCAAAGCTATGATAACTACGGAAGCAAAGAAGCAAATTATATCCGCATTTGCAAAAGGAAGCGCAGACACTGGATCCACTGAGGTTCAAGTTGCGCTTCTGGACGCTCGCATTAAGGGTTTAAACGAGCATTTTAAAGGTCACAAGAAAGATTTTCATTCTAAAACGGGTTTACTTAAGCTCGTAAGCAAACGTAAGAAATTATTGGAATACCTAAAACGCAAAGATCTAGATCGTTACAAGAAGCTGATCGAAACTCTCGGACTACGTAAGTAAGGTCCGTCTCATGGCAAAATCTATTACCGGCCAATTCGGTCGGGATGCAATCACTCTCGAAACGGGAGACTGGGCAAAACAGGCTCATGGATCCGTAGTTTATAAAACCGGAAATTTGGTCCTTCTTGCAACCGTCTGCGCTGCCGACGAGCCGAAAGAAGGTCAGGATTTTTTTCCTTTAACCTGCGAATATTCCGAAAAGATCTATTCCGTTGGACGCTTTCCCGGCGGATATTTTAAACGGGAATCGAAACCATACGAGCACGAAGTACTTAATTCTAGAATCATAGATCGTCCCATCCGTCCTCTATTTCCGGAAGGATATTTTTGCGAAGTTCAGCTATTAGTTCAAGTGCTCTCCGCAGATACGGAAGTTTCTACCGCGGGGCATGCCTTGAATGCCGCGTCTGCGGCTCTTTCTATTTCCAATATTCCGTTTAACGGTCCGATCGCTGGAGCTCGTATCGGCAGAATTAACGGCGAGCTAATCATCAATCCTACAAATAAGGAAATCGTAAATTCCGATTTGGATTTGATCGTAGCCGGAACAAAAACTCATATCGTAATGATCGAAGGGGAAGCGAAAGAACTTTCCAATGAGGAAATGTTGGCCGCCTTGAAATTCGCGCAATCCCATATCTCTAAGTTCGTGGAACTTCAAGAAAACTGGGTCAAAGAATTGGCGATTGCCAAGAAAGAAGTCAAGCTCAAGCAAAAAGACGAAGCTTTGTTAACCGAAGTGCGTAAATATGCATTCGATAAACTTTCTGCTGCAAATCGTACATCGGATAAGCTGTCCCGCACCAAAGAAATTTCCAACGCTAACAAGGAAGTCGTCGAATATTTCAAGGCTACCGTTACGGAAGCGGAGAAAATCAAAGACATTAAAAATTTCTTACATGAACTCGAATACGAGATCGTTCGCGAACAAGTTTTAAAGGACGGTGTTCGTTTTGACGGTCGTAAACTGGATGAGATCAGGAATATTAGTGTCGAGATGAGCCCTCTCCCGGGTGTGCACGGTTCCGCAGTGTTTACCCGTGGACAAACTCAGTCCTTAGGGACTGTGACATTGGGAACCGCTTCCGATAACCAACGGTACGAAACGTTGGAAGGGCAGAAGGAAAAGAACTTCATGCTGCATTATAATTTCCCTGCGTTTTCTGTCGGAGAAGTACGAAGATCATCCGGTCCTGGTAGGAGAGAGATCGGGCATGGAAATTTGGCGGAAAGAGCCCTCAAACTTGTTCTGCCGAAACTGGATGATTTTCCGTATGTAATCCGAGTGGTTTCGGAAATTTTGGAATCAAACGGTTCCTCCTCTATGGCTTCGGTTTGTTCCGGTTCGCTCGCTTTGATGGCTGCAGGAGTTCCTATCAAATCTTCCGTTTCAGGAATTGCGATGGGACTTTTCTCGGACGATAAGGGCCGCTTTGCGGTTCTTTCGGATATCGCCGGCTTGGAAGATCATTTCGGAGATATGGATTGTAAAATCGCGGGAACGCGTAAAGGAATCACCGCCTTCCAAATGGACTTAAAAGTCACAGGCGTTGCGTTCGACGTTCTTGAATCGGTCTTTAACCAGGCTCAAAAGGCGCGCTTTCATATCTTGGATATTATGGAAAAACATATTTCCAAGGCCGAGGCAACGGTTTCTAGGAAGGCTCCTCGTATCATCATCAAACATATCCCGAAAGATCGAATCGGTGAGTTGATCGGTCCGGGTGGTAAGAATATACGTGCCATTATCGAAGCTTCCGGCGCGGATATCAATATCGACGATGACGGTCGAGTAACGATTGCGGGCGCCAATATGGAATCCGCGGAAAAAGCGGCCGGAATGGTCGAAGGTTTTTTTGCGGAAGTCGAAGTCGGAAAGATTTACGAAGGAAAAGTGAAGAGAATCACGGACTTCGGAGCCTTTGTTGAAATTCTCCCCGGCAAAGAAGGCCTTTGCCACATCTCCAAATTGGACTCTAAACGAGTGAATTCGGTTAAGGACGTTGTCCGCGAAGGCGAAATCATTAAGGTCCGAGTTTTGAACGTAGATAAGACCGGAAAAATAGATCTTTCTCGTAGAGACGCACTCGAAGTTTAATCTCATTTGCCGGCGAAATCATCGCCGGCTATTCCTCTCACATTGACTTTAAAAGAAGAACAAACCCATAAGATAGAGCTACCGAACGGCATCACCGTTCTATTCCAGCGTGCACCCTATACGGTTAGCGTTTCCCTCGGCGTTTATATAAGAATAGGATCCAGATCGGAAAGTCCGGAAGAAGCAGGTTACTGCCATTTCCTTGAACATATGTTGTTCAAGGACACCCAAAAGAGAACGGCAAAACAGCAAGCCGAAGATTGGGAAAGAGTAGGCGCCTATTCGAATGCTGCTACTTCTCGGGAATATACCAATTTTTATGCGACTTTAGCATCTCGAGACCTCGAACTCGGATTGGAACTACTTTCGGAAATGATGTTTCTTCCTTTGCTTCGAGATCAGGATATAAAGACGGAAGCCGAAGTGGTTTTGGAGGAGATGAAAGGCTATGAAGATTCTCCCGAAGACGGAGTACATGATTTTTACTATAATAATTTCTTTCCTGAAAATGCTTTAGGACGGGATATTATCGGAACGGAAAAAAGCATCAAAGCAGTTACTTCAAAATCGCTAAGGAAATTTTACGAGAAATACTACCACTCGGCAAACATGATTCTTTCTATTTCCGGCGATTATGAACCGGAATGGATTCTCAAAACAGTAGAAAAATATTTTTCCGTAAAAACGAATCGAAGGCTGACCGCCCATTTTGAAACTCCCCGAAAGGTATTCGGATATTTCCGCAAAGGAAATAAAGAAACTGAACAAGCATACTTTATCCTTGGAGGAGAAGGGCGTCCGAGAAGTTTTTACGATGCAACTCGTCTTTCTCTTCTGACTCACATTTTAGGCGGAGGAATGTCTTCTCGGCTTTTCCAGAAAATTAGAGAAGAGAAGGGGCTCTGCTATAACATTACGAGTTACCCTTCTTCTTATAGCGATATGGGAATTACTTCGATCGTTTGTTCTTCTTCGAAAGAGAGGTTTTTAGAGTCTATAACATTGATTCTGGAAGAATTACGAATCTTCTTGGATCTAGGAATCACATCAGCGGAACTCTCGGACGCAAAAACGAATCACGAAGGAAGTTTATCGATCGGATACGAGCACACCGAAAGTAGGATGAATAATATAGCCTTTCAAGAGATGTACTATGGGAAGTATTACACTTTAGAGGAACGAATCCGAGAAATTCATTCCGTAACTTTGGATGAATTGAATTCTTTGGCGAAGAAAATTTTCGCGCTTCCTAAATTGCATTTATCCGTCTTGGCAAAAATGAACGCTAAGGAAGAAGAGAAACTTAAAAAGATCTTCGAATCGTTTTCATATCCGGAGTGAAGGACCGCATGAAGATTGCTGTGAAAAAACTGCATACCAATGCTAAATTACCCGAAATTAAGACGTCGGGTTCGGCCGGGTATGATTTGTATTCTTGTTTGGAATCTCCGTTGGAACTCCCAGTCGGAGAAGTGAAGTTGGTGCGAACAGGTTTGGCTTTTGCAATCCCGGACGGGTTCCATTTTGAAATCCGCCCGAGATCGGGATTTTCCACAAAATTCACCATTTTGGTTCCGAATTCTCCCGGAACGATCGATTCAGATTATCGCGGTGAGCTCATGGTGCCTTTGCTGAACCTAGGAATGACTCCTTATCTTTTGGAAGACGGGGTTCGAATCGCTCAGTTGTTGATTCGCAGAACCTGGCTTACTGATTGGGAAATTGTCGAAGAGTTACCCGAAACTGCAAGAGGAGCCGGGGGCTTCGGTAGTACTGGATTATAAATCTAGCGCTCAATCAAATCTATTTGTAGATTCCGAATTCTGTATGAGCTCCCACAGAATCCACGTTTGAAAACTTCTTGCCAGAGGAATAGTTTTGTGGTAAGGAATTTTCCACCGCTTCGCTCCGGCCCCCGCCCAGGAAGGGTGGGGTGCATTAAGCCAATTCCACTCTCCACTCCAGATTCCGAATTCTGTAGGAGCTCCCACAGAATTTACGTTTGAAAACTTCTTGCCAGAGGAATAGTTTTGTGGTAGGGAATTTTCCACCGCTTCGCTCCGGCCCCCGCCCAGGAAGGGTGGGGTGCATTAAGCCAATTCCACTCTCCACTCCAGATTCCGAATTCTGTATGAGCTCCCACAGAATTCACCTTTGAAAACTTCTTGCCAGAGGAATAGTTTTGTGGTAAGGAATTTTCCACCGCTTCGCTCCGGCCCCCGCCCAGGAAGGGTGGGGTGCATTAAGCCAATTCCACTCTCCAAACTCCTGCTTAGTCCACCGACGTCCTCCCAAAATTGGAATCGCTTCTCCCTTCCTGAAAAAACTACCGATTCCCCATGATTAAGTCTCTTTTCCTTTCTTACTAAGATGCCGATTTTTAAGTGGTATGGAACCAAAAGCAGGAATGGACCGCAATATTATTATTTGGGAGAGGGGGCGAGCCGCTTTGCCTTACCTGTTGCTATTTACGGGAATTTTCTTAACCCTTTCGCTTGGTTCATTCACGATTGCCGACAACGGTGTTCAATCCAATCTCTTCGGTCGAACCGGACATTATTTGTCTTGGGGAATCCTGTATTTATTTGGAAATGCGGCTTTCGTACCGGGAATCATGCTGATTTTGACGGGAGGAATCCTTCTCGTACAGCCTAACCAAGATGCGACTACAAAGCTTCTTACGATTCCTCTCTTCCTGCTCGCGGTTTCGGTTAGCCTAAATGTTTTCGGAAATCCTTCTACGATTCCTTTCGCAGCTAACGGTGGTGTTCTCGGCCAAGCACTTGCGGTAGCCTTAGAGTATATTCTTGGCGCGACCGGACGATTGTTGATTCATTTCGTTATTTATTTCTACGGGATTCTCGTTTATTTGAATGAATCTCCTATTCATTTTCTAGGTAGAATCATGGCTCAGGGGGGATTTTCTCTCTCTGATTGGAAAAAGCAATGGTTGGCGGGTTATCGCCAACCGTTGGGGGAAGAAAGAGAACCTTATACACGACTCTTTCCGGAAGCCCCCTCGTCCCCGATCGCGGAAAATATCACTAAGCTCATGAAGACCTGGAAAAGGCCGAGCTCCGAATTTTCTGAATCGGAAGTCCCTCCTTGGTTTAAACGGGAAACGGTTTCTCCTAACGGAAACTCCTTATATTCCATTCCTCGTTCCCCGGAAACATCCGAAAGAAAAAGCGCGAATTCCTTACTGCAAAGAGAAGCTACCGCTTCGGTATCTACCTACGATTCCAAAATTCGTTACAAAAACTCGGGTCTTTTGGACGGATTTTTCGAGGAAGATAGAAAAGTATTTCAGTTCAGAAGCGCTTCCCCAGATTTATTAGAAAAAGTTTATGGGTCTCCGGTAAAGGATGAATCCCGTGATAGAGGCAGATGGGAACTTCTTGATCTCAGGACGAATGTGCCGGCTGAAGTCGAGGATGTGGAGCCCGATTCGGTAGAACCGTCGAAAGTCACCGAGTCTAATCCCGCGACGATGACCGCTTCTTCCGATATGTCGGAACCTCCCGATTTTACCGAGTCTGAAACGGAATGGGAGGAGGATGAAGATCTTTCCGAAGAACATATCTTGGAAGATGACGGTGACCAAGATTTCGAGGAAGAAGCAGAAAACGATTCAAGTATATCAGAACCTTCTACTGTAGCTCCTCCGATAGAGGTGATTCCCGCCGTAGTTAAGGAAAAAGTTTTTCTTCCCGAAGTCATCGTTAGTAAACCTAAGCAGGCTGAGCTTCCGTTTACACCCGTTTCTATGGTCCCGATATTTCGCTCGAAAAGATCCGTATATCACATTCCTTTAAACAGATTACATACGAATCCGACGAAAGTCCATGAGGCTCTATTCAAAGTCGAATCGGAGAAAGTGGCTTTCGAAATTGTGAACGCTCTGAAAGTTTACGGATATGAAACCAAAGTCGTCGCTTGGGAAAGAGGACCGATTATTACCCGCTACGAACTGACTCCTCCACCTGGGGTGAAGCTAGGTAGAATCACGTCCTTAACGGATGAACTCAGAATGTACCTTGCGGTCAAGAATGTTCGAATCGTGGCGCCTATACCAGGAAAATCCACGATCGGGATCGAAGTTCCGAATAAACATCGCGAGGACGTTTTGTTAGGGGATATTTTACGCTCTTCTTTGGTTCCAAAAGCGAAGAAGGATTTGAATATCATCATCGGAAAGGATATTTCAGGTAAGTTAGTCTCTATCGATTTGAATAAACTCCCGCACCTCCTTGTAGCAGGAACGACCGGCTCCGGTAAATCGGTTTGTTTGAACTCTATGATCGCCTCCCTTGTATTGAATCTTTCTCCCGAGGAAGTTCGTTTTATCATGGTAGACCCCAAGATGGTGGAGTTAACCCTCTTTGAAGATATTCCGCATCTATTAATGCCGGTCATTAAAGACGCGAGAAAGGCGACAAAAGCATTGGCTTGGGTAATCCAAGAAATGGAATCTCGCTATGAAGCGGTCTCCCAATTGAAGTGCCGTGATTTTAGATCTTATAACGAAAAAGTGGAGGATTATTATCATAAAGAAGGCTATTCAAAAATGCCTTACATAGTCGTATTCATAGACGAGTTGGCCGACTTGATGATGGTATCCGGGAAGGACTTGGAGGATGCAATCACGCGGATCAGCCAAAAATCCAGAGCAGTAGGCATTCATTTAGTGATGGCGACTCAGAGGCCGTCCGTCGACGTCATAACAGGTTTAATTAAGGCTAACTGTCCTGCTCGAATCGCTTTTCATGTG includes:
- a CDS encoding DNA translocase FtsK, which gives rise to MEPKAGMDRNIIIWERGRAALPYLLLFTGIFLTLSLGSFTIADNGVQSNLFGRTGHYLSWGILYLFGNAAFVPGIMLILTGGILLVQPNQDATTKLLTIPLFLLAVSVSLNVFGNPSTIPFAANGGVLGQALAVALEYILGATGRLLIHFVIYFYGILVYLNESPIHFLGRIMAQGGFSLSDWKKQWLAGYRQPLGEEREPYTRLFPEAPSSPIAENITKLMKTWKRPSSEFSESEVPPWFKRETVSPNGNSLYSIPRSPETSERKSANSLLQREATASVSTYDSKIRYKNSGLLDGFFEEDRKVFQFRSASPDLLEKVYGSPVKDESRDRGRWELLDLRTNVPAEVEDVEPDSVEPSKVTESNPATMTASSDMSEPPDFTESETEWEEDEDLSEEHILEDDGDQDFEEEAENDSSISEPSTVAPPIEVIPAVVKEKVFLPEVIVSKPKQAELPFTPVSMVPIFRSKRSVYHIPLNRLHTNPTKVHEALFKVESEKVAFEIVNALKVYGYETKVVAWERGPIITRYELTPPPGVKLGRITSLTDELRMYLAVKNVRIVAPIPGKSTIGIEVPNKHREDVLLGDILRSSLVPKAKKDLNIIIGKDISGKLVSIDLNKLPHLLVAGTTGSGKSVCLNSMIASLVLNLSPEEVRFIMVDPKMVELTLFEDIPHLLMPVIKDARKATKALAWVIQEMESRYEAVSQLKCRDFRSYNEKVEDYYHKEGYSKMPYIVVFIDELADLMMVSGKDLEDAITRISQKSRAVGIHLVMATQRPSVDVITGLIKANCPARIAFHVAQKTDSKIILDMNGAESLLGKGDMLYKSPTSADLARIQAPYISEEEIEKIVEEAKRYGSPTYVELDFGEETETDSADEMDEELFGKAWDIVRIERKASASYLQRKLKIGYNRAARIMELMEERGYVTPILGSKGREILR